The bacterium genomic interval AGGAGGATAATAAAATGAAAAATAAAAGCAAAGAAGCGTTATTTTATAAAAAACTTGATAATAAGAAAGCGCAATGCATACTTTGCCCAAAGCACTGTGTAATCCCGTCTGATAAGGCCGGTTTCTGCAGGGCGAGGGAAAATGTTGAGGGTATACTTTACGCGGTCAACTACGGGCAGACCGCGTCATCGCCGTCGCTTGACCCGATCGAAAAAAAACCTTTGTATCATTTTTACCCCGGGTCACTGATACTTTCCCTCGGCGCCAACAGCTGCAATTTCGCGTGTAAAAACTGCCAGAACTGGAGCATTTCGCAGGTTGAAATCAATACGATACCCATATCTCCCAGGGAACTTTCGGATCTCGCGAAAAGGACAAATTCCCTGGGTGTTGCCTATACCTACACGGAACCTTTTACATGGTATGAGTTTGTCCTGGAAACGGCCGGGTTAATCAGGGACATGGGCATGAAAAACGTTCTCGTCACAAATGGTTTTGTGGAGGAAGAGCCTTTAAAAAAGATTTTACCGCTGATAGACGCGTTAAATATCGACATAAAATCAATGAATGATGATTTTTACAAGAAAGTCTGCGCCGGCAGGCTGGAACCGGTTTTAAAGACGGTTGAATTGTCCGCGAAAACATCGCATGTTGAAATCACCAATCTTGTAATACCGGGCTTGAACGATTTAGAATCTGATTTTCATAAATTGGTTGACTGGCTGAGCGCTGTGGCAGGGCCGGATGTTCCCCTGCATTTTTCCCGTTACTTTCCAAATTATAAAATGGAAACGGGATCGACCCCCGTTACGGTACTTGAAACCGCGAGAAAAATAGCCAGGGAAAAACTTCATTATGTTTATGTCGGCAACGTGCCGGATATTTCCGCTAACACGACTTATTGCCCGAAATGCAATAATGAGCTTATCCAGAGGGTAGGTTATTCCATTAAAAAAACTGGATTAAAGGAGGGGAAGTGCGTAAAATGCGAAACCAAAACCGCCGGAATTGGGTTATAGCGTTAAGCGTTATTTTTGCATTGCTGAATATTTCATGCGACAAATACAGAAAAACCGAAGAAACCAGGTTTATAATGGGGACTATCGTTGATATTAAAATCTACCGGGCGGAGAAGGAAAAAGCCCGGGCTGTAATTAAAAAGGCGTTTGACGAAATTGAACGGATAGATAAATTATTCAGCCACTATAAGGAAGATAGTATTATTGCAAAGATAAATAATAACAGCGGGAGATGGATAGAAGTGCCTGGAGAAGTATTGAATTTAGTGGATAGGGCCGTGAAATTTTCTGATTTAACAGGGGGGGCTTTTGATATTACTATCGGCCCGGTTGTCAACCTGTGGGGTTTTGGACCCTCACGAAACCGCCGTGTGCCTTCCCGCGCGGAAATTTCCGATAAACTTTCTCTTGTTAATTATAAAAACATAGAAATTGATAAAGAGAAAAACAGAATAAAAATAAAGAAAGGAATGAGGCTGGACATGGGCGGGATAGCCAAAGGTTACGCGGTGGATTGCGCGGTAAAAATTTTAAGGGAAAATGGTATTAATAACGCCCTGGTCAACGCGGGCGGGGATATTTTCGTAATGGGAGAGAAAAAAAAGGAAGAGTTTTTTAATATAGGAATTCAGCATCCAAGAAAAGAAAAAGAAATTATACAAAGCCTTAAAGTTTCTGATGTTTCTGTAATCACATCGGGAGATTACGAAAATTATTTTATTGAAGACGGCAAAAGATACCATCATATTTTTAATCCAAAAACAGGATACCCGTCAAACCTGTGCCAGAGTGTCACAATTATCACAAGAAGCCATGCCGTGGATATTCTCTCGACAGGAATTTTTGTCCTTGGCCCTGAAAAAGGGATAGAACTGGTAGAATCGATTCCCGGTGCGGAATGTTTTATTATAGACGAATCAGGAAAGATTATAAAATCGAAAGGATTTGATAAATATATTGCGAAAACTAATTGATTACCCTGAAAATAAACGGCGGTTCAAGTTTGCGGAGTTCCACTTCCAGTTTTCTGCCTTCCGCTTTTACAAAAAGGTAATTGTAAAAATCTTTTTTGGATTCAAGTTTCGCGCCGCCGCCGCCTGAAATATAATATTTCACGCCTTTTCTTTCCGCATAGGCATAACTATGTATGTGGCTTGCAAATACATATCTGATTTTTTTCTTTACAAATATTTCCTCAAGATGCCATGCATTTTCTTTATTTTTCATCGCGTAATTTTCACCAGGGCGCGGGTCAAAAACAGGTATATGCATGAATACAATTGATTGTTTTTTTGGATTTTTATCTATATCTTTTTCAAGCCATTCAAAATCTTTCTTTGAGAAATCACCCCTGGAATTATTAATTACAATAAAATGAAAATTACTGTAATTGAAACTGTAATTAGTGTTCCCGAATAAAGCTTTGAAATATTTTTCACCTATGGGATCGACAAACTCATGGTTCCCGATTACCGGGAAAAAAGGGGAAGGGACATTTTTAATCTGTTCCTTAAAACGGCGGTATTGATACGGGTGACCGGAATTGACCATATCACCAAGATTAATCCAGAATGCCGGTTTGGCCGATTTAATTTCTTTCTCAAACTGTTTGTAAATAAAATAACTTCCGCGCTTGTTTGTAAAAGGGTTTTCACTTCCTCTTGTGTCCCCGATTACCGCGAAACTGAATTTTTCATTTTCTTTTTTGGGAAAGATTTTTATCCCGGATACGGCGTTTTTGTCCAATTCAAGTTTAAAAAGGAAGCTCCCGTTCAATTTTTTTATTTCAGCCTTGCCTGTAATTTCAGTATCCGAATTTTCCGTGTCAATATTTTTGACGACAAGGACCAGATTTATTTTGGAAGCGCTTTTATTTTTTATTTCCGCCGAAGGGTAAAAAGATTTCGCAAATATTGTAAACACCGTTTGGTAGCAGTTTGTTATAACAGAATCTTTAAGGGAAATATCAATCTGGCCGGATGAATAAGCGGATTCCCCTGAGAATGGTTCATCTATTTTTATCTGTTCCCCGAAATAAAGATGATAAATAAAAAGAAATATTATAATTGTAATAAAAAAATTAATCAGAAGATAATACTTATTTATCCTGCGGTTGGTATGGTTTAATTCCTTCATTAACCTGTTATTTCTCCTATTAAATCATAATGTTTCGCCTGTACGATATTCACTGTGTAAAAATTGCCTATTCTTATTTTTCTATTTGATTTCACGCGGGTGTTTCTAATCCAGACCGTGTTATCTATTTCAGGCGCGTCAGATTCAGTGCGCCCGTAAAAAGAATAATTTTTATCCGTCGAAATCCCGTCTACTAACACTTTTATCTTTTGCCCCGCGAGTCTTTTGTTTTTATTTAACGAAACCGATTTTTGCGTGTTCATAAGTTCATGGTATCTTTCTTCCTGTATATGCCTTGGGATACGGGGTTTGAAGGAGAAGGCCCTTGTCCCTTCCTCAGGAGAATATTTAAACGCCCCCAGCCGGTCAAATTTTTGCTCTTTGACAAAATCCAGCAATTCATGAAATTCTTTGTCGGATTCAGTCGGGAAGCCGACAATAAAAGTTGTTCTCACGGCTATTTGAGGTATTTTATTTTTTATTTTTTCAAGAAGATCCAGTATAAGTTTTTTAGTGACCCCGCGGTTCATTTTCTCGAGAATCCTGTCGTTAATATGCTGGAGAGGCAGGTCGATATATCTTAAAATGCGTTTTTCACTGCTTATCATATCCAGGAGCTCTTCTTTGAAATGTTTGGGGTGCGTGTAAAGCAGGCGTATCCATGGAATGTTTGTATTGACAATAATTTCTTTCAGCAATGCTGGCAGGCTGGTATTATTTTTTAAATCATTTCCGTATGCCGTTATATCCTGGCCGATAATATTTAGTTCTTTCAAATGCCTGCTGCTGGAAAGAAAACCTAATTCTTTTTTTAAATCCTTCCACGGCCTGCTGCGATAAGGTCCGCGGATTGAGGGGATAGAACAGTAGTGGCATCTATTAGAACACCCGTCTGAAATTTTTAAATATGTATAATGGTTTGGTGTTAAAGGAACCGTGCGGATTGAAGCATGATGGTCTGGAAGGCTGCTTACCCTGATTTCTCTTTTCGCATCCAGGCAGTTTTTAATGATTTCATTTATTCCGGAATATTTGCCCGGGCCCACAAAAGCGTCTGCTTCTTTTAATTCGGCAAACGCGTTTTTTTTATACCGCTGAGGCAGGCACCCCGCGACTATAATTAGTTTTATTTGCCCAGTATTTTTTAACTGGTTGAGCTTAAAGATTGTATCAATCGATTCTTCCGCCGCCTCTTTGATAAAACAACAGGTGTTTACAATTGCTATTTGGGCGTCGGATATATTTGTTATTTTAAATTTTTCGCGGGATATAAACCCCAGCAAGGTTTCAGCATCAACCAGATTTTTCGGGCAGCCCAGGTTTATTAGTCCAATGTTTAATTTTACCCCGCTTTTTTTTCTGTAATTATCATCTAAACTAATCATTGTTGTTTTAAAAAGCAATAACTTTTTATTTGTTCCCTGCGCTTTCGTATTCCAAAAAGGGCGGGTTTCATGTTAAAATCTTATACTGAGGGAAACACGGTGGCTGTCTTCCAGTATTTCATGGCGGGCGTAAGCGTAATTGATTTCATAAGCCTCTTTTTTAAATCCAAGCCCGGCGGTTATTTCATTTGTGTCAGTTGTATAACCTCCTCTCAGGGAAATCAATCTGGCGATTATGTATTCAATCCCGATATGTTCTTTTAAATCCCGTTTTTTAATTAAATCTAAACCCAGTGAAAAGGTAAATTTATCAGGGATTGTATAAGCGGCACCTGTATTGAGTTTTACAGAAACGGAATCGGATACTTCTTTAAGTTTTATTTTCGGCTGGATTATATTTTGAAGCACTAATCCAAACCGGAAATTCCGCCAGTAATAGAGAGAACCGATATCGGCCCCGAAACCGGAATCTGAATATGTATATATTTTCTGCGATAT includes:
- the amrS gene encoding AmmeMemoRadiSam system radical SAM enzyme; protein product: MKNKSKEALFYKKLDNKKAQCILCPKHCVIPSDKAGFCRARENVEGILYAVNYGQTASSPSLDPIEKKPLYHFYPGSLILSLGANSCNFACKNCQNWSISQVEINTIPISPRELSDLAKRTNSLGVAYTYTEPFTWYEFVLETAGLIRDMGMKNVLVTNGFVEEEPLKKILPLIDALNIDIKSMNDDFYKKVCAGRLEPVLKTVELSAKTSHVEITNLVIPGLNDLESDFHKLVDWLSAVAGPDVPLHFSRYFPNYKMETGSTPVTVLETARKIAREKLHYVYVGNVPDISANTTYCPKCNNELIQRVGYSIKKTGLKEGKCVKCETKTAGIGL
- a CDS encoding metallophosphoesterase, which produces MKELNHTNRRINKYYLLINFFITIIIFLFIYHLYFGEQIKIDEPFSGESAYSSGQIDISLKDSVITNCYQTVFTIFAKSFYPSAEIKNKSASKINLVLVVKNIDTENSDTEITGKAEIKKLNGSFLFKLELDKNAVSGIKIFPKKENEKFSFAVIGDTRGSENPFTNKRGSYFIYKQFEKEIKSAKPAFWINLGDMVNSGHPYQYRRFKEQIKNVPSPFFPVIGNHEFVDPIGEKYFKALFGNTNYSFNYSNFHFIVINNSRGDFSKKDFEWLEKDIDKNPKKQSIVFMHIPVFDPRPGENYAMKNKENAWHLEEIFVKKKIRYVFASHIHSYAYAERKGVKYYISGGGGAKLESKKDFYNYLFVKAEGRKLEVELRKLEPPFIFRVIN
- a CDS encoding FAD:protein FMN transferase, whose translation is MRNQNRRNWVIALSVIFALLNISCDKYRKTEETRFIMGTIVDIKIYRAEKEKARAVIKKAFDEIERIDKLFSHYKEDSIIAKINNNSGRWIEVPGEVLNLVDRAVKFSDLTGGAFDITIGPVVNLWGFGPSRNRRVPSRAEISDKLSLVNYKNIEIDKEKNRIKIKKGMRLDMGGIAKGYAVDCAVKILRENGINNALVNAGGDIFVMGEKKKEEFFNIGIQHPRKEKEIIQSLKVSDVSVITSGDYENYFIEDGKRYHHIFNPKTGYPSNLCQSVTIITRSHAVDILSTGIFVLGPEKGIELVESIPGAECFIIDESGKIIKSKGFDKYIAKTN
- the rimO gene encoding 30S ribosomal protein S12 methylthiotransferase RimO, translated to MLFKTTMISLDDNYRKKSGVKLNIGLINLGCPKNLVDAETLLGFISREKFKITNISDAQIAIVNTCCFIKEAAEESIDTIFKLNQLKNTGQIKLIIVAGCLPQRYKKNAFAELKEADAFVGPGKYSGINEIIKNCLDAKREIRVSSLPDHHASIRTVPLTPNHYTYLKISDGCSNRCHYCSIPSIRGPYRSRPWKDLKKELGFLSSSRHLKELNIIGQDITAYGNDLKNNTSLPALLKEIIVNTNIPWIRLLYTHPKHFKEELLDMISSEKRILRYIDLPLQHINDRILEKMNRGVTKKLILDLLEKIKNKIPQIAVRTTFIVGFPTESDKEFHELLDFVKEQKFDRLGAFKYSPEEGTRAFSFKPRIPRHIQEERYHELMNTQKSVSLNKNKRLAGQKIKVLVDGISTDKNYSFYGRTESDAPEIDNTVWIRNTRVKSNRKIRIGNFYTVNIVQAKHYDLIGEITG